In Quercus lobata isolate SW786 chromosome 12, ValleyOak3.0 Primary Assembly, whole genome shotgun sequence, a genomic segment contains:
- the LOC115971831 gene encoding uncharacterized protein LOC115971831 produces MDPCPFLRLTVGNLALKIPVASKPARSVVHPSSSPCFCKIKLKNFPLQTAVVPFIPPENQFPDGHVHNVAATFHLSKSDLEKFAGKSIFAGKSIFAGKLSLRISIYTGRRGTTCGVNSGKLLAKVSVPLDLAGTESRPCTVFHNGWISVGKEAKGSSARFHLNVKAEPDPRFVFQFDGEPECSPQVFQIQGNIRQPVFTCKFSFRSTGDRNQRSRSLQSDLGSSRSWLSSFGSERERPGKERKGWSITVHDLSGSPVAAASMVTPFVASPGSDRVSRSNPGSWLILRPGDGTWKPWGRLEAWRERGGSDGLGYRFELIPDMGAAGIVLAESTLSSHKGGKFLIDLGSSSNGRVTPVNSNSPACSPRGSGDYGLGLWPYCVYRGFVMSASVEGESKCSKPSVEVSVQHVNCTEDAAAFVALAAALDLSMDACRLFSHRLRKELCQPHDLLS; encoded by the exons ATGGATCCGTGCCCTTTTCTGCGCTTGACCGTAGGCAATTTGGCCCTCAAGATTCCTGTTGCCTCAAAGCCCGCTCGCTCCGTTGTtcatccttcttcttctccatgtTTCTGCAAAATCAAGCTCAAGAACTTTCCGCTCCAGACCGCCGTCGTGCCGTTCATTCCGCCGGAGAATCAGTTTCCCGACGGTCACGTCCATAACGTGGCGGCTACGTTTCACTTGAGCAAGTCCGATCTCGAAAAGTTCGCCGGAAAATCGATATTTGCCGGAAAATCGATATTCGCCGGGAAACTCAGCTTGAGAATCTCGATCTACACCGGCCGGAGAGGTACTACCTGCGGCGTGAACTCCGGGAAGTTGTTGGCGAAAGTGTCCGTGCCGTTGGATCTGGCGGGAACGGAGTCTAGGCCTTGTACTGTTTTTCACAACGGTTGGATTTCGGTGGGGAAAGAAGCCAAAGGCTCCTCCGCGCGATTCCACTTGAATGTGAAGGCGGAGCCTGATCCAAGGTTCGTGTTTCAGTTCGATGGCGAGCCTGAGTGTAGTCCACAAGTTTTTCAGATCCAAGGCAACATTAGGCAACCAGTTTTTACTTGCAAATTCAGTTTCAGAAGCACCGGTGACCGGAATCAAAGATCAAG ATCATTACAATCCGACCTAGGCAGCTCGAGAAGCTGGCTAAGCTCATTTGGGAGCGAGCGAGAACGACCAGGAAAGGAACGAAAGGGATGGTCCATAACGGTCCACGATCTTTCCGGCTCACCAGTTGCCGCAGCATCAATGGTCACTCCTTTCGTTGCCTCACCCGGGTCTGACCGAGTCAGTCGGTCCAACCCGGGATCCTGGCTCATTCTCCGCCCAGGAGACGGGACATGGAAACCCTGGGGCCGCCTCGAGGCGTGGCGCGAGCGAGGCGGCTCGGACGGGTTGGGCTACCGATTCGAGCTCATCCCGGACATGGGCGCGGCCGGCATTGTGTTGGCGGAATCGACATTGAGCTCACACAAAGGAGGGAAGTTCTTGATCGACTTGGGGTCGAGCTCGAACGGTCGAGTCACGCCGGTTAACTCGAACTCGCCAGCGTGCAGTCCGAGAGGTAGCGGGGACTACGGGTTGGGGCTGTGGCCATATTGCGTGTACAGAGGGTTTGTAATGTCGGCTAGCGTGGAAGGAGAGAGTAAGTGCAGCAAACCCAGCGTGGAAGTGAGTGTGCAACACGTGAATTGTACGGAGGACGCTGCTGCTTTCGTGGCTTTAGCCGCAGCTCTCGATCTTAGTATGGATGCCTGTAGGCTTTTCTCTCATCGACTCAGGAAAGAGCTTTGCCAGCCACATGATTTGCTCAGCTAA
- the LOC115969966 gene encoding ergosterol biosynthetic protein 28 — MKPLGWWLMLVGSLRLASVWFGFVDIWALRLAVFSNTTMTEVHGRTFGVWTLLTCTLCFLCAFNLENRPLYLATFLSFIYAFGHFLTEYLIYHTMAIANLTTVGIFAGTSIIWMLLQWNAHQPIHPKHS, encoded by the exons atgaagcCCTTAGGATGGTGGCTGATGCTAGTGGGTTCGCTTCGATTAGCCTCTGTTTGGTTCGGCTTCGTCGACATTTGGGCTCTACGACTCGCCGTTTTCTCCAATACCACCA TGACTGAAGTTCATGGAAGGACGTTTGGAGTTTGGACACTTCTAACTTGTACCCTCTGTTTTCTTTGTGCATTTAACCTTGAGAATAGGCCACTTTATTTGGCTACATTCTTGTCATTCATCTATGCCTTTGGTCATTTCTTGACTGAATACCTGATATATCATACGATGGCAATTGCAAATCTGACAACTGTCGGCATCTTTGCAG GCACATCAATAATATGGATGCTGTTGCAGTGGAATGCACATCAACCTATCCACCCAAAGCATTCTTGA